Proteins from a single region of Bacteroidota bacterium:
- a CDS encoding polyprenyl synthetase family protein — protein MYNYSVLLETVNKELQTSNLIEEPKELYEPIEYILSIGGKRLRPVLTLMACNLFSENIENAIKPALGIELFHNFTLLHDDIMDKSDKRRNQETVHKKWSENIAILSGDAMSILAYKYICSCENSKLSQVLDVFTKTALQVCEGQQFDMNFETSETVSIPEYLNMIKLKTSVLLAGSLKIGAILGNANAEDANNLYNFGVNIGLAFQLQDDILDVFGDTAKFGKNIGGDISSNKKTFLLLKALELASFEKRKELTEWINLKEFDKSAKIKAVTSIYNNLKVREFAEDLKNEYFEKSILNIENIKIPENKKTHLRNISKKLLNREY, from the coding sequence GTACAATTATTCTGTCTTACTGGAAACTGTGAATAAGGAGTTGCAAACGAGCAATTTGATTGAAGAACCAAAAGAGCTTTACGAGCCAATTGAATATATTTTGTCGATTGGAGGAAAAAGATTGCGACCGGTTCTGACGCTAATGGCTTGCAATTTGTTTTCAGAGAATATTGAGAATGCAATTAAACCGGCTCTTGGCATCGAACTTTTCCACAATTTCACTTTGCTCCACGACGATATTATGGACAAATCTGACAAACGCAGAAATCAGGAAACCGTTCATAAAAAATGGAGCGAAAATATTGCAATCCTATCTGGCGATGCAATGAGTATTTTGGCATATAAATATATTTGTTCTTGCGAAAATTCAAAACTGTCGCAAGTTTTAGATGTTTTCACAAAAACAGCATTACAAGTTTGTGAAGGTCAGCAATTCGATATGAATTTTGAAACTTCCGAAACTGTTAGCATCCCGGAATATTTAAACATGATAAAACTAAAAACTTCGGTTCTGCTTGCAGGGAGTTTAAAAATTGGAGCTATTCTGGGAAATGCAAATGCAGAGGATGCCAACAATTTATACAATTTTGGAGTAAATATTGGCCTGGCCTTTCAGCTCCAAGACGACATACTCGACGTTTTTGGCGACACTGCAAAATTTGGGAAAAATATTGGTGGTGATATTTCTTCAAACAAAAAAACTTTTCTTCTACTTAAAGCATTAGAACTGGCAAGTTTCGAAAAAAGAAAAGAATTAACTGAATGGATAAACCTGAAAGAATTTGACAAATCTGCTAAAATTAAAGCAGTTACATCAATTTACAATAATTTAAAAGTTAGGGAATTTGCAGAAGATTTAAAAAATGAATACTTTGAAAAATCTATCTTAAATATTGAAAACATAAAAATTCCTGAAAATAAGAAAACTCATCTCCGAAATATTTCGAAAAAACTTTTGAATCGGGAATATTAG
- a CDS encoding carboxymuconolactone decarboxylase family protein, translated as MSLLKEIQPEQATGKIAETYKMLQDSIGMVPNAFKLSSCSPELTELRTAFLGFYMQHKTIGFKLTAFIRLLVSDIHVCKYCIDTNTGILLQTGVSMEEIQLARQNPNNAPLDEKDKKMLLLVLKIVKDSNSISAEDLDIVRNAGWTDAEIFEASFHGTSQVASDILLNAFKVESDKF; from the coding sequence ATGTCATTATTAAAAGAAATTCAGCCGGAACAGGCTACCGGAAAAATAGCAGAAACTTATAAAATGCTTCAAGATAGCATTGGTATGGTGCCAAATGCTTTTAAATTGTCGAGTTGTAGTCCGGAGCTTACTGAATTGCGAACTGCATTTTTAGGATTTTATATGCAGCATAAAACAATTGGATTTAAACTTACAGCATTTATTCGCCTGTTAGTTTCAGATATTCATGTTTGTAAATATTGCATAGATACCAATACCGGAATATTACTGCAGACAGGTGTATCTATGGAAGAAATTCAGCTTGCAAGACAGAATCCGAACAATGCTCCTTTAGACGAAAAAGACAAAAAAATGCTTTTACTGGTGTTGAAAATTGTAAAAGATTCAAATTCGATTAGTGCAGAAGATTTGGATATTGTTAGAAATGCAGGTTGGACAGATGCTGAAATTTTCGAGGCAAGTTTTCATGGCACATCTCAAGTGGCTTCCGATATCTTACTCAATGCCTTTAAAGTTGAAAGTGATAAGTTTTAA
- a CDS encoding T9SS type A sorting domain-containing protein yields MKIRKSTLKLKNLLIVFLFLVFCNLSYAQNAIVGSGFTSGWGGSCPYTGSADFEYFASSQGTSFIFTDNANGTGNQYFRIGVDWGGNLRHHTISSGSDVQISAGTEYTLNSGCTTSGSMYINVGSTGHNFVFKTADAGSDPSYKMIFFEVQGTVRTVSSVSRDPSGNVFPGQDVTITANLDGSFSTGQSVYLRYTTDNFTTSTIVEMSGSGTTYTFDIPGSSSTASAELGYYVFTSGDGLTISATNADWYSINLNNNSSSNYSYTVQSGWTTGADGSWSNGATWTASDVPSTTESMGSVTIGHDVTINQDAKLSSLTINTSKTLISENSGARTISIENGGTFTVDGDFTANDGTINFVGTGTISGTVSFNNVTINDGVNFGTGSTISGTLQLNVGSYVNTNCPTYGGSSTLKYNIGEAYNIFTEWTNTPQNVQISTASTDIHIDETGKSISGNLTIDASTILTVDAGKSLTVDGTITNNAGNSGIVIESNSSATGSLIESSGASATVKQYITGTGTPPSGRFWYGSPSVSDATSAVFSASGDNKLWYHTESSGAYTEITDDVTSLSVMKGYVARMTDNTTLSFTGTLNQGTLNIATSWNVGSAYPGFNLVGNPYPSAVDWESASTSNLRTTYWYRTYSGAAMVHDSYNGTTHVGTNNNTNGAIDQYLPPMQGFWVRNEDNFASGSIEFENADRSHQVDQVMYKNGTVDDNILRLRLERSNYSDETIIYFFENATNGFDDFDTEKMLSSDVNVPHLYTYDNSMGNLVMNGQPLIANNLSLQLGYKTEIAGNFAINAYNISDFDSDMSIYLEDVQENIFTDLRQNPTYNFNSAVTYTLNRFIIHFSPTITENSEIDSKKLLDIYSFEDNIYIKSDLDMNYQVEVFNVLGEKIIEQKIQNSIIHKIQVESSFSYYIVKVYNSDSIITKKVFIK; encoded by the coding sequence ATGAAAATTAGAAAATCTACATTGAAACTAAAAAATCTGTTAATAGTATTTTTATTTCTGGTATTTTGTAATCTGTCTTATGCACAAAATGCAATTGTTGGATCTGGTTTCACTAGTGGTTGGGGTGGTTCCTGCCCATATACTGGTTCTGCAGATTTTGAATATTTTGCCTCTTCGCAAGGTACCTCATTTATCTTTACAGATAATGCAAATGGTACTGGAAATCAATATTTCAGAATCGGTGTGGACTGGGGTGGCAATCTTCGTCATCATACTATTTCTTCAGGATCCGATGTGCAAATATCTGCTGGTACAGAATATACATTAAATTCAGGCTGTACTACTTCTGGTTCAATGTATATAAATGTCGGTAGCACTGGACATAATTTTGTTTTTAAAACTGCTGATGCCGGCTCTGATCCAAGCTATAAAATGATATTTTTTGAAGTTCAAGGAACTGTTAGAACCGTTTCATCAGTTTCAAGGGATCCATCTGGAAATGTTTTTCCTGGTCAAGATGTAACCATAACTGCTAATTTGGATGGTAGTTTCAGTACCGGACAAAGTGTATATTTACGTTATACAACTGATAATTTTACAACATCCACGATTGTTGAAATGAGTGGTTCAGGTACAACTTATACCTTTGATATTCCAGGTTCTTCAAGCACAGCTTCTGCAGAATTGGGTTATTATGTATTTACTTCTGGCGACGGACTTACAATAAGTGCTACGAATGCAGATTGGTACTCTATCAACCTAAACAATAATAGCAGTTCAAATTATTCATATACTGTACAAAGTGGATGGACTACCGGTGCAGATGGAAGTTGGTCGAATGGTGCTACTTGGACAGCTTCAGATGTGCCTTCTACTACTGAAAGTATGGGGTCTGTTACTATTGGCCACGATGTTACAATTAACCAAGATGCAAAATTGTCTTCTCTTACTATCAATACTTCAAAAACATTAATATCCGAAAATAGTGGAGCAAGAACAATTAGTATCGAAAATGGAGGAACTTTTACGGTTGATGGCGATTTCACAGCAAATGATGGGACAATAAATTTTGTTGGAACAGGAACTATTAGCGGTACAGTTTCATTCAATAATGTTACTATAAATGATGGTGTAAATTTTGGAACTGGCTCTACAATTAGCGGCACTTTGCAATTGAATGTTGGAAGTTATGTTAATACTAATTGCCCTACTTACGGAGGCTCCTCAACTTTAAAATATAATATTGGTGAAGCTTACAATATTTTTACAGAATGGACCAACACACCCCAAAACGTCCAAATTTCAACAGCTAGTACAGATATTCACATAGATGAGACAGGAAAGTCAATTTCTGGAAATCTTACAATCGATGCCAGCACAATTTTAACTGTAGATGCCGGCAAATCATTAACAGTTGACGGTACAATTACTAATAATGCAGGAAACTCAGGAATAGTTATTGAATCCAATTCATCGGCAACCGGCTCACTTATTGAGAGTTCTGGAGCTTCTGCCACAGTCAAACAATATATCACAGGAACTGGCACTCCTCCAAGTGGCAGATTCTGGTATGGTTCTCCTTCTGTAAGTGATGCTACGAGTGCAGTTTTTAGTGCTTCAGGAGACAATAAACTATGGTATCATACCGAATCGAGCGGAGCTTATACTGAAATTACAGATGATGTCACAAGTCTTTCTGTTATGAAAGGCTATGTTGCACGAATGACCGATAATACAACATTAAGTTTCACCGGAACTTTAAATCAAGGAACTTTGAATATAGCCACAAGTTGGAATGTAGGTTCAGCATATCCAGGCTTCAATTTAGTTGGAAATCCTTATCCTTCTGCTGTAGATTGGGAAAGTGCAAGTACATCTAATCTGCGAACAACCTATTGGTACAGAACATATTCCGGTGCAGCTATGGTTCACGACTCATACAACGGAACAACCCATGTAGGAACCAACAATAATACAAACGGTGCAATTGACCAATACCTGCCGCCAATGCAAGGCTTTTGGGTAAGAAACGAAGATAATTTTGCATCAGGTAGCATTGAATTTGAAAATGCTGATAGGTCGCATCAGGTAGATCAAGTAATGTATAAAAATGGAACAGTCGATGATAATATTTTAAGATTACGTCTCGAAAGGTCTAATTATTCAGATGAAACAATTATTTATTTCTTTGAAAATGCAACAAATGGTTTCGATGATTTTGACACTGAAAAAATGTTATCGAGCGATGTAAATGTGCCTCATTTATACACTTACGACAATTCAATGGGCAATTTGGTGATGAACGGCCAACCCTTGATAGCAAATAACTTATCACTACAACTCGGATACAAAACCGAAATAGCAGGAAATTTTGCTATAAATGCTTACAATATTTCAGATTTTGATTCAGATATGTCAATATATTTGGAAGATGTTCAGGAAAATATTTTTACTGATTTACGTCAAAATCCAACATATAATTTCAATTCAGCTGTAACTTACACCTTAAACAGATTTATTATTCATTTTTCGCCAACTATTACTGAAAATTCAGAAATTGATTCTAAAAAATTATTAGATATTTATTCTTTCGAGGATAATATTTACATAAAATCTGATCTCGATATGAATTATCAGGTAGAAGTTTTTAATGTCTTAGGAGAGAAAATTATTGAGCAAAAAATTCAAAATTCAATTATACATAAAATTCAGGTAGAATCATCATTCAGTTATTATATTGTAAAAGTGTATAATTCAGATTCAATAATTACTAAAAAAGTTTTCATAAAATAA
- a CDS encoding FAD-binding protein has product MQKKITLILSPEESSNSKIYRQIVAKKLNVPEKEITNIQITRKSIDARATNIKINLALLVSIGETHTSKPIEFDYKDVSNKSEVHIIGSGPAGLFAALRFIELGVKPIIFERGKSISERKRDIALLNREHLVDTDSNYCFGEGGAGTFSDGKLYTRSKKRGSIQKILEILNYHGAADDILYESHPHVGTDKLPAIVEKIRNTILNAGGEIHFNTKLVDFIVENDKLKGFVTKDNTKIFCKNLILATGHSARDIYELLWKKKVAIEAKSFALGVRVEHPQDLIDSIQYNCKTRSDYLPAATYNLNTQVDGRGIYSFCMCPGGHIVPSASSPNEIVVNGMSASKRNSQFANSGMVVEIRPQDVPELQEYGELSLMKFQQNVEHMAYSNGGKGQIAPAQRLHDFVNKKLSPFLPESSYFPGIISSPLHFWLPEIVSKSLQEGFKKFGRKMKGFLTNEAVIIGVESRTSSPVRIPRNNKTFEHNQIKGLFPCGEGSGYAGGIMSSAIDGENCANSVFEASIS; this is encoded by the coding sequence ATGCAAAAAAAAATCACACTAATTCTTTCACCGGAAGAAAGCTCGAATAGTAAAATCTACAGACAAATTGTAGCAAAAAAGCTTAATGTCCCCGAAAAGGAAATTACAAACATTCAAATTACACGTAAATCTATTGATGCACGTGCAACAAATATTAAAATAAATCTTGCTTTACTCGTTTCCATAGGTGAGACGCATACAAGCAAACCAATAGAGTTTGATTATAAAGATGTTTCAAATAAAAGTGAAGTACATATAATTGGTTCGGGCCCGGCAGGATTGTTTGCAGCATTACGATTTATAGAACTTGGCGTGAAACCAATAATTTTTGAAAGAGGAAAATCAATTTCGGAAAGGAAGCGAGATATAGCCCTTTTAAATAGGGAACATTTAGTAGATACTGATTCAAACTATTGTTTTGGCGAAGGTGGTGCAGGAACTTTTTCCGATGGTAAATTATATACACGCTCGAAAAAACGCGGGAGTATCCAAAAAATTCTTGAGATATTGAATTATCATGGTGCAGCAGATGATATTTTGTACGAATCGCACCCACATGTTGGCACTGATAAGTTACCTGCCATTGTCGAAAAAATTAGAAATACGATTTTGAACGCAGGTGGCGAAATTCATTTCAATACTAAACTTGTAGATTTTATTGTTGAAAATGATAAACTTAAAGGTTTTGTTACAAAGGATAATACAAAAATATTTTGCAAAAACTTAATTCTTGCTACCGGCCATTCGGCAAGAGATATTTATGAACTTTTGTGGAAGAAAAAAGTTGCTATCGAAGCCAAATCATTTGCACTTGGAGTACGAGTTGAACATCCGCAAGATTTGATAGATTCTATTCAATATAATTGCAAAACTCGAAGCGATTATTTGCCGGCTGCAACATATAATCTTAACACTCAGGTAGATGGTCGTGGAATTTATTCGTTTTGTATGTGCCCGGGTGGACATATCGTTCCATCTGCAAGCTCTCCCAACGAAATTGTCGTTAATGGAATGTCGGCATCAAAAAGAAATTCACAGTTTGCAAATTCCGGAATGGTTGTTGAAATCAGACCTCAAGATGTTCCAGAGCTTCAGGAATATGGCGAATTGTCCTTAATGAAATTTCAGCAAAATGTCGAGCATATGGCATACAGTAATGGAGGTAAGGGACAAATTGCCCCGGCTCAAAGATTACACGATTTTGTTAATAAAAAGTTATCCCCATTTCTGCCGGAAAGCTCTTATTTCCCTGGTATAATTTCCTCGCCTTTGCATTTTTGGTTGCCCGAAATTGTTAGCAAAAGTTTACAAGAAGGCTTTAAGAAATTTGGCAGGAAAATGAAAGGTTTTTTAACAAACGAAGCCGTAATTATTGGTGTCGAATCAAGAACTTCATCGCCGGTTAGAATTCCACGAAACAATAAAACTTTCGAGCATAACCAAATTAAAGGATTATTTCCTTGCGGAGAAGGCTCAGGATATGCAGGTGGAATTATGTCTTCTGCAATTGATGGGGAGAATTGTGCAAATAGTGTTTTTGAAGCTTCAATTTCATAA
- a CDS encoding PorT family protein translates to MNTPKYDRKPYHFGFTIGLNSMDFQIKNSPLVLSVNPNGSFVTDSIYSVECIKQAGFHLGIVSNLRLARYFDFRFLPAITFGQRNLEFLIRTPTGFTSKVMRIESTFIELPFLFKYKAKRLKNYRPYLLTGTTNRIDLASQKEIKESEKPKFRLEPIDWYLDFGFGIDYYFYFFKLSTEIKYSMGLKDVLKRDATQYSGMIERMSSNLLIVSFHFE, encoded by the coding sequence TTGAATACACCGAAATATGACAGAAAACCATACCATTTTGGATTTACAATAGGTTTGAATAGTATGGATTTTCAGATAAAAAATTCTCCACTTGTTCTTTCTGTAAATCCGAATGGAAGTTTTGTAACTGATTCAATATATTCTGTTGAGTGCATAAAACAAGCAGGTTTTCATCTTGGAATTGTTTCAAATTTGAGGCTTGCTCGATATTTCGATTTTAGATTTTTGCCGGCAATTACTTTCGGACAACGAAATTTGGAATTTCTAATACGTACACCCACCGGATTTACATCGAAAGTGATGAGGATTGAGTCCACTTTCATTGAATTGCCCTTTCTTTTCAAATATAAAGCTAAGCGACTGAAAAACTACCGTCCATATCTACTCACAGGTACCACAAATAGAATTGATCTTGCCTCTCAAAAAGAAATAAAGGAATCAGAGAAACCAAAATTTAGATTGGAGCCTATCGATTGGTATTTGGATTTCGGTTTTGGTATCGACTATTATTTCTATTTTTTCAAACTATCAACTGAAATAAAATACTCTATGGGTTTGAAAGATGTTCTGAAAAGAGATGCTACTCAATATTCAGGAATGATTGAGAGGATGAGTTCAAACTTATTAATTGTTTCGTTTCACTTCGAATAA
- the ubiE gene encoding bifunctional demethylmenaquinone methyltransferase/2-methoxy-6-polyprenyl-1,4-benzoquinol methylase UbiE yields MMAIPYQNKKSSKKQQVEEMFDKIADKYDFFNHFFSLSIDKIWRKKTINLLKAHNPETILDIATGTGDLAIEASKLKPKKIVGIDISEGMLKVGKEKISRKNLQNMIELKKGDAEKLEFDNEYFDTAIVAFGVRNFENLEKGINEIFRVLKPAGKFVVLEFSKPKNAIIKFLYAIYFQLYLPIIGKLFSSDTGAYTYLPESVKTFPDGEKFLNKLKNVGFTETKQISLSMGIASIYVAKKS; encoded by the coding sequence ATAATGGCAATTCCATATCAAAACAAAAAATCTTCAAAAAAACAGCAAGTAGAAGAAATGTTCGACAAAATTGCTGACAAATACGATTTTTTCAATCACTTTTTTTCTCTAAGTATTGACAAAATTTGGAGGAAAAAAACTATTAATTTGCTGAAAGCCCATAATCCCGAAACCATTCTTGATATAGCCACAGGAACAGGAGATCTCGCCATAGAAGCAAGCAAACTAAAGCCAAAAAAAATTGTAGGAATTGATATTTCTGAAGGAATGTTAAAAGTTGGAAAAGAAAAAATTAGCAGAAAGAATCTTCAGAACATGATTGAATTGAAAAAAGGAGATGCTGAAAAATTAGAGTTTGACAATGAATATTTCGATACAGCTATCGTGGCTTTCGGAGTTAGAAATTTCGAAAACTTAGAAAAGGGGATCAACGAAATATTTCGCGTTCTAAAGCCTGCCGGGAAATTTGTAGTCCTTGAATTCTCGAAGCCTAAAAATGCGATAATTAAATTCTTATATGCAATATATTTTCAATTGTATTTGCCAATTATTGGAAAGTTATTTTCCTCCGATACCGGAGCATATACATATCTTCCCGAATCTGTGAAAACATTTCCTGACGGTGAGAAATTTCTAAACAAATTGAAAAATGTCGGATTTACTGAAACAAAACAAATTTCCCTGTCAATGGGAATTGCTTCTATATATGTAGCAAAGAAAAGCTAA